From Camelina sativa cultivar DH55 chromosome 7, Cs, whole genome shotgun sequence, one genomic window encodes:
- the LOC104700879 gene encoding cationic amino acid transporter 2, vacuolar: protein MGFLVDTQKEGGGHSWGYVRSLVRRKQVDSANGQQSHNGPHQLAKALTVPHLVAIGVGATIGAGVYILVGTVAREYSGPSLALSFLIAGIAAGLSAFCYAELSSRCPSAGSAYHYSYICVGEGAAWIIGWALILEYTIGGAAIARGISPNLALIFGGEDGLPAILARHQIPGLDVVVDPCAAVLVFVVTGLLCMGIKESTFAQGIVTAINVCVLLFVIVAGSYLGFKTGWAGYELPTGFFPFGVDGMFAGSATVFFAFIGFDSVASTAEEVKNPQRDLPIGIGLALLLCCSLYMMVSIVIVGLIPYYAMDPDTPISSAFASHDMQWAVYLITLGAVMALCSGLMGALLPQPRILMAMARDGLLPSIFSDVNRHTQVPVKATVATGLCAATLSFFMDVSQLAGMVSVGTLLAFTMVAVSVLILRYVPPDELPIPSSLQERIDSVSFLCGETKSSGHAGTSNSSQQPLISKSDASVDFPVIKNQEALGCWVSEENRRMVAGWSIMFTCIGAFLLSYAASSVSFQGLLRYSLCGIGGSLLLAGLVALSSIDQDDARHTFGHSGGYMCPFIPLLPIICILINMYLLVKLGSATWARVSVWLLIGVIVYVLYGRKHSSLANAVYVTTAHAEEIYREHEGSLA, encoded by the exons atGGGTTTTTTGGTGGATACGCAAAAGGAAGGAGGTGGGCATTCATGGGGTTACGTTAGGAGTTTGGTGAGAAGGAAACAAGTCGACTCTGCTAATGGTCAACAATCTCATAATGGTCCTCATCAACTCGCTAAAGCCCTCACTGTTCCTCACCTCGTTGCTATTG gtGTTGGAGCAACAATAGGAGCTGGAGTTTATATACTTGTAGGAACAGTAGCGAGAGAGTATTCAGGACCATCTCTAGCTTTGTCTTTTCTTATTGCTGGGATTGCTGCTGGTCTTTCTGCGTTTTGTTATGCTGAACTCTCTAGTCGTTGTCCTTCAGCTGGGAGTGCCTATCACTATTCCTACATTTGTGTTGGTGAAGG TGCTGCGTGGATAATCGGTTGGGCGTTAATTCTGGAATACACGATTGGTGGGGCAGCTATTGCCCGCGGCATATCTCCGAATCTG GCACTGATTTTTGGTGGTGAAGATGGTTTGCCTGCAATTTTAGCGCGTCATCAGATACCAGgccttgatgttgttgttgatccatGCGCTGCTGTACTTGTGTTCGTTGTTACTGGCCTTTTGTGCATGGGAATAAAAGAG AGCACATTTGCTCAGGGAATTGTAACTGCAATCAATGTGTGTGTCTTGTTATTTGTCATAGTAGCTGGCAGTTATCTGGGCTTCAAGACAGGCTGGGCTGGTTATGAACTTCCGACAGG gttctttCCATTCGGAGTGGATGGAATGTTTGCTGGTTCTGCTACAGTCTTTTTTGCATTTATTGGGTTTGATTCGGTTGCAAGTACGGCAGAGGAG GTGAAAAATCCCCAACGGGATTTACCGATTGGTATTGGTCTTGCTCTCTTGCTCTGCTGTTCTCTCTACATGATGGTCTCCATTGTAATTGTTGGTTTAATTCCTTACTATGCCATGGATCCTGACACTCCGATATCCTCTGCATTCGCTAGTCATGACATGCAATGGGCTGT ATACTTAATAACTTTAGGAGCTGTCATGGCTCTATGCTCAGGTTTAATGGGTGCCCTTCTCCCTCAG CCACGAATTCTGATGGCAATGGCTAGGGATGGTCTGCTGCCTTCTATTTTTTCAGACGTTAATAGACACACACAGGTTCCGGTTAAAGCAACCGTGGCAACTGGGTTGTGTGCTGCAACCTTATCGTTCTTTATGGATGTGTCGCAGCTTGCAGGGATG GTGAGTGTTGGGACGCTTTTGGCATTTACAATGGTGGCCGTATCAGTGTTGATACTCAGATATGTTCCTCCAGATGAGCTACCTATTCCGTCATCTCTTCAAGAGAGGATTGATTCTGTTTCCTTCTTATGTGGTGAAACAAAGTCATCCGGTCATGCAGGCACTTCCAATAGCAGTCAACAACCTTTAATTAGCAAAAGTGATGCGTCCGTCGATTTCCCGGttatcaagaatcaagaagctCTAGGGTGTT GGGTCAGCGAAGAAAACAGAAGGATGGTCGCTGGATGGAGCATTATGTTCACCTGTATTGGGGCCTTCCTTTTAAGTTATGCGGCATCAAGCGTGAGCTTCCAAGG GCTTCTTAGATATTCGTTGTGTGGTATTGGTGGAAGTCTCCTCCTTGCCGGTTTGGTTGCTCTGAGTTCTATAGATCAGGATGATGCCAGGCACACTTTTGGACATTCTGGAG GTTACATGTGCCCGTTTATTCCCCTTCTGCCGATCATATGCATTCTCATCAACATGTACCTTTTGGTTAAACTTGG ATCTGCGACATGGGCTCGTGTATCCGTGTGGCTGCTGATTGGAGTGATTGTGTATGTTCTCTATGGCCGAAAACACAGCTCGCTCGCCAATGCAGTTTATGTAACTACAGCTCATGCGGAGGAGATATATCGCGAACATGAAGGTTCTTTGGCATAG
- the LOC104700882 gene encoding bromodomain-containing protein 4-like isoform X3 — MKRKRGHKKGTKSKKSKSGDLIESNENAETQTSEQSSEGPVECENSEHDESTRMEVDAPSSTGSGNSPVAASVDPAGKPVARVKVKLKTSKAPEPDEILRDVVGNDKSSSLAVSVKPDEKKEELVPGLPERRPVFLNVYRKTKGIKIKTSKALDGSSSVTEKSADAVKVQDAVVLQKETKTPDEKPQASKNEPENTPISLQKEEKKTDLNSRYNKQELEDSLTVIKKIMKMDAANPFNAPVNPEALGIPDYFDIIKTPMDFGTICNNFEKGNKYMNSEDVYKDVQYIWNNCSKYNKKGDYIVDLMKRVKKNFMKYWTAAGLYTEQSAGENTDDGGKTSIKGSQSKQKSHKRHGRHHKSDCMCAVCVLKRRKRERERDTQGHSGVQEESSPVGSPSVGNSSINMGDEQDMDTDVDNKTEQEKTEIVELDSPVSEKQRVTESKQEVEEDENVEVESENKTETKVEDKTQSIDRSMEETGDEPVTSAAEKLVALASVVGPKSTQNEEEEKEKQLQEQKELERKEWRMKMQEKFEVRNPQLLSLCETLFPNDNNHTSVWNGPHSLFKRRGGPNRSSALHKAVEALMK, encoded by the exons atgaagcgTAAAAGAGGACATAAGAAAGGGACCAAGTCTAAGAAATCCAAGTCTGGTGACTTGATTGAGTCTAACGAAAACGCGGAGACTCAAACTTCAGAGCAGAGTTCTGAAGGTCCTGTTGAGTGTGAGAACAGTGAACATGATGAATCTACTAGAATGGAGGTTGATGCTCCTTCTTCTACCGGGAGTGGTAATTCACCTGTTGCTGCTAGTGTAGATCCAGCGGGGAAGCCGGTTGCGCGTGTTAAGGTTAAACTGAAGACTTCGAAAGCCCCAGAACCCGATGAGATATTGCGTGATGTTGTTGGTAATGATAAGAGTAGTTCTCTAGCGGTGTCTGTAAAACCTGATGAGAAAAAGGAGGAGTTGGTTCCTGGTTTGCCTGAGAGAAGGCCTGTGTTTCTGAATGTTTACAGGAAAACCAAAGGTATAAAGATTAAGACTTCAAAGGCGCTTGATGGATCTAGCTCAGTTACTGAGAAGAGTGCGGATGCTGTCAAGGTTCAGGATGCAGTAGTGCTTCAAAAGGAGACGAAAACGCCTGATGAGAAGCCTCAAGCCAGTAAGAATGAGCCAGAAAACACACCGATTTCTTTgcagaaagaggagaagaagactgATCTAAATTCACGATACAACAAACAAGAACTGGAAGATTCTCTTACT GTGATCAAGAAGATTATGAAGATGGATGCTGCTAATCCTTTCAATGCTCCTGTCAACCCAGAAGCTCTTGGAATTCCT GACTACTTTGATATCATCAAGACACCTATGGATTTTGGAACAATATGCAACAATTTTGAGAAAGGcaataaatatatgaattctGAGGATGTTTACAAGGATGTCCAGTACATTTGGAATAACTGTTCCAAGTATAATAAGAAAGGTGATTATATTGTGGATCTGATGAAGCGAGTGAagaaaaatttcatgaaatactGGACTGCAGCAGGGTTGTATACTGAGCAATCAGCAG GAGAAAATACAGACGATGGTGGGAAGACATCCATCAAAGGCAGTCAATCAAAGCAGAAAAGCCATAAACGCCATGG AAGGCACCACAAAAGTGATTGCATGTGTGCAGTATGTGTTTTGAAGCGACGTAAAAGAGAACGTGAACGAGATACTCAAGGACATTCTGGAGTGCAAGAG GAATCTTCACCGGTGGGAAGTCCATCTGTGGGTAATTCATCAATAAACATGGGTGATGAGCAGGACATGGATACTGATGTCGACAACAAAACtgaacaagaaaaaacagaaatcgTGGAACTAGATAGTCCGGTGTCAGAGAAACAAAGAGTGACTGAAAGTAAACaagaggtggaggaggatgagaaCGTAGAAGTGGAGAGTGAAAATAAAACCGAAACTAAAGTAGAGGATAAGACTCAATCGATTGATAGATCAATGGAAGAGACTGGTGATGAACCAGTGACTAGTGCTGCAGAGAAATTGGTTGCTTTAGCTTCTGTTGTAGGTCCAAAATCGACTCagaatgaagaggaagagaaggaaaaacaaCTCCAAGAGCAAAAG GAGTTGGAGCGAAAAGAATGGAGGATGAAGATGCAAGAGAAGTTCGAAGTCAGAAACCCGCAGCTTCTAAGTCTCTGTGAGACTCTGTTCCCTAATGACAACAACCATACGTCCGTGTGGAACGGACCTCACTCACTGTTTAAACGTCGAGGAGGTCCAAATCGTAGTAGTGCTTTACACAAAGCAGTGGAGGCACTGATGAAGTAG
- the LOC104700882 gene encoding bromodomain-containing protein 3-like isoform X1, with protein MKRKRGHKKGTKSKKSKSGDLIESNENAETQTSEQSSEGPVECENSEHDESTRMEVDAPSSTGSGNSPVAASVDPAGKPVARVKVKLKTSKAPEPDEILRDVVGNDKSSSLAVSVKPDEKKEELVPGLPERRPVFLNVYRKTKGIKIKTSKALDGSSSVTEKSADAVKVQDAVVLQKETKTPDEKPQASKNEPENTPISLQKEEKKTDLNSRYNKQELEDSLTVIKKIMKMDAANPFNAPVNPEALGIPDYFDIIKTPMDFGTICNNFEKGNKYMNSEDVYKDVQYIWNNCSKYNKKGDYIVDLMKRVKKNFMKYWTAAGLYTEQSAGENTDDGGKTSIKGSQSKQKSHKRHGRHHKSDCMCAVCVLKRRKRERERDTQGHSGVQEESSPVGSPSVGNSSINMGDEQDMDTDVDNKTEQEKTEIVELDSPVSEKQRVTESKQEVEEDENVEVESENKTETKVEDKTQSIDRSMEETGDEPVTSAAEKLVALASVVGPKSTQNEEEEKEKQLQEQKKRQELERKEWRMKMQEKFEVRNPQLLSLCETLFPNDNNHTSVWNGPHSLFKRRGGPNRSSALHKAVEALMK; from the exons atgaagcgTAAAAGAGGACATAAGAAAGGGACCAAGTCTAAGAAATCCAAGTCTGGTGACTTGATTGAGTCTAACGAAAACGCGGAGACTCAAACTTCAGAGCAGAGTTCTGAAGGTCCTGTTGAGTGTGAGAACAGTGAACATGATGAATCTACTAGAATGGAGGTTGATGCTCCTTCTTCTACCGGGAGTGGTAATTCACCTGTTGCTGCTAGTGTAGATCCAGCGGGGAAGCCGGTTGCGCGTGTTAAGGTTAAACTGAAGACTTCGAAAGCCCCAGAACCCGATGAGATATTGCGTGATGTTGTTGGTAATGATAAGAGTAGTTCTCTAGCGGTGTCTGTAAAACCTGATGAGAAAAAGGAGGAGTTG GTTCCTGGTTTGCCTGAGAGAAGGCCTGTGTTTCTGAATGTTTACAGGAAAACCAAAGGTATAAAGATTAAGACTTCAAAGGCGCTTGATGGATCTAGCTCAGTTACTGAGAAGAGTGCGGATGCTGTCAAGGTTCAGGATGCAGTAGTGCTTCAAAAGGAGACGAAAACGCCTGATGAGAAGCCTCAAGCCAGTAAGAATGAGCCAGAAAACACACCGATTTCTTTgcagaaagaggagaagaagactgATCTAAATTCACGATACAACAAACAAGAACTGGAAGATTCTCTTACT GTGATCAAGAAGATTATGAAGATGGATGCTGCTAATCCTTTCAATGCTCCTGTCAACCCAGAAGCTCTTGGAATTCCT GACTACTTTGATATCATCAAGACACCTATGGATTTTGGAACAATATGCAACAATTTTGAGAAAGGcaataaatatatgaattctGAGGATGTTTACAAGGATGTCCAGTACATTTGGAATAACTGTTCCAAGTATAATAAGAAAGGTGATTATATTGTGGATCTGATGAAGCGAGTGAagaaaaatttcatgaaatactGGACTGCAGCAGGGTTGTATACTGAGCAATCAGCAG GAGAAAATACAGACGATGGTGGGAAGACATCCATCAAAGGCAGTCAATCAAAGCAGAAAAGCCATAAACGCCATGG AAGGCACCACAAAAGTGATTGCATGTGTGCAGTATGTGTTTTGAAGCGACGTAAAAGAGAACGTGAACGAGATACTCAAGGACATTCTGGAGTGCAAGAG GAATCTTCACCGGTGGGAAGTCCATCTGTGGGTAATTCATCAATAAACATGGGTGATGAGCAGGACATGGATACTGATGTCGACAACAAAACtgaacaagaaaaaacagaaatcgTGGAACTAGATAGTCCGGTGTCAGAGAAACAAAGAGTGACTGAAAGTAAACaagaggtggaggaggatgagaaCGTAGAAGTGGAGAGTGAAAATAAAACCGAAACTAAAGTAGAGGATAAGACTCAATCGATTGATAGATCAATGGAAGAGACTGGTGATGAACCAGTGACTAGTGCTGCAGAGAAATTGGTTGCTTTAGCTTCTGTTGTAGGTCCAAAATCGACTCagaatgaagaggaagagaaggaaaaacaaCTCCAAGAGCAAAA GAAACGGCAGGAGTTGGAGCGAAAAGAATGGAGGATGAAGATGCAAGAGAAGTTCGAAGTCAGAAACCCGCAGCTTCTAAGTCTCTGTGAGACTCTGTTCCCTAATGACAACAACCATACGTCCGTGTGGAACGGACCTCACTCACTGTTTAAACGTCGAGGAGGTCCAAATCGTAGTAGTGCTTTACACAAAGCAGTGGAGGCACTGATGAAGTAG
- the LOC104700882 gene encoding bromodomain-containing protein 3-like isoform X2 codes for MKRKRGHKKGTKSKKSKSGDLIESNENAETQTSEQSSEGPVECENSEHDESTRMEVDAPSSTGSGNSPVAASVDPAGKPVARVKVKLKTSKAPEPDEILRDVVGNDKSSSLAVSVKPDEKKEELVPGLPERRPVFLNVYRKTKGIKIKTSKALDGSSSVTEKSADAVKVQDAVVLQKETKTPDEKPQASKNEPENTPISLQKEEKKTDLNSRYNKQELEDSLTVIKKIMKMDAANPFNAPVNPEALGIPDYFDIIKTPMDFGTICNNFEKGNKYMNSEDVYKDVQYIWNNCSKYNKKGDYIVDLMKRVKKNFMKYWTAAGLYTEQSAGENTDDGGKTSIKGSQSKQKSHKRHGRHHKSDCMCAVCVLKRRKRERERDTQGHSGVQEESSPVGSPSVGNSSINMGDEQDMDTDVDNKTEQEKTEIVELDSPVSEKQRVTESKQEVEEDENVEVESENKTETKVEDKTQSIDRSMEETGDEPVTSAAEKLVALASVVGPKSTQNEEEEKEKQLQEQKKRQELERKEWRMKMQEKFEVRNPQLLSLCETLFPNDNNHTSVWNGPHSLFKRRGGPNRSSALHKAVEALMK; via the exons atgaagcgTAAAAGAGGACATAAGAAAGGGACCAAGTCTAAGAAATCCAAGTCTGGTGACTTGATTGAGTCTAACGAAAACGCGGAGACTCAAACTTCAGAGCAGAGTTCTGAAGGTCCTGTTGAGTGTGAGAACAGTGAACATGATGAATCTACTAGAATGGAGGTTGATGCTCCTTCTTCTACCGGGAGTGGTAATTCACCTGTTGCTGCTAGTGTAGATCCAGCGGGGAAGCCGGTTGCGCGTGTTAAGGTTAAACTGAAGACTTCGAAAGCCCCAGAACCCGATGAGATATTGCGTGATGTTGTTGGTAATGATAAGAGTAGTTCTCTAGCGGTGTCTGTAAAACCTGATGAGAAAAAGGAGGAGTTGGTTCCTGGTTTGCCTGAGAGAAGGCCTGTGTTTCTGAATGTTTACAGGAAAACCAAAGGTATAAAGATTAAGACTTCAAAGGCGCTTGATGGATCTAGCTCAGTTACTGAGAAGAGTGCGGATGCTGTCAAGGTTCAGGATGCAGTAGTGCTTCAAAAGGAGACGAAAACGCCTGATGAGAAGCCTCAAGCCAGTAAGAATGAGCCAGAAAACACACCGATTTCTTTgcagaaagaggagaagaagactgATCTAAATTCACGATACAACAAACAAGAACTGGAAGATTCTCTTACT GTGATCAAGAAGATTATGAAGATGGATGCTGCTAATCCTTTCAATGCTCCTGTCAACCCAGAAGCTCTTGGAATTCCT GACTACTTTGATATCATCAAGACACCTATGGATTTTGGAACAATATGCAACAATTTTGAGAAAGGcaataaatatatgaattctGAGGATGTTTACAAGGATGTCCAGTACATTTGGAATAACTGTTCCAAGTATAATAAGAAAGGTGATTATATTGTGGATCTGATGAAGCGAGTGAagaaaaatttcatgaaatactGGACTGCAGCAGGGTTGTATACTGAGCAATCAGCAG GAGAAAATACAGACGATGGTGGGAAGACATCCATCAAAGGCAGTCAATCAAAGCAGAAAAGCCATAAACGCCATGG AAGGCACCACAAAAGTGATTGCATGTGTGCAGTATGTGTTTTGAAGCGACGTAAAAGAGAACGTGAACGAGATACTCAAGGACATTCTGGAGTGCAAGAG GAATCTTCACCGGTGGGAAGTCCATCTGTGGGTAATTCATCAATAAACATGGGTGATGAGCAGGACATGGATACTGATGTCGACAACAAAACtgaacaagaaaaaacagaaatcgTGGAACTAGATAGTCCGGTGTCAGAGAAACAAAGAGTGACTGAAAGTAAACaagaggtggaggaggatgagaaCGTAGAAGTGGAGAGTGAAAATAAAACCGAAACTAAAGTAGAGGATAAGACTCAATCGATTGATAGATCAATGGAAGAGACTGGTGATGAACCAGTGACTAGTGCTGCAGAGAAATTGGTTGCTTTAGCTTCTGTTGTAGGTCCAAAATCGACTCagaatgaagaggaagagaaggaaaaacaaCTCCAAGAGCAAAA GAAACGGCAGGAGTTGGAGCGAAAAGAATGGAGGATGAAGATGCAAGAGAAGTTCGAAGTCAGAAACCCGCAGCTTCTAAGTCTCTGTGAGACTCTGTTCCCTAATGACAACAACCATACGTCCGTGTGGAACGGACCTCACTCACTGTTTAAACGTCGAGGAGGTCCAAATCGTAGTAGTGCTTTACACAAAGCAGTGGAGGCACTGATGAAGTAG
- the LOC104700884 gene encoding 26S proteasome non-ATPase regulatory subunit 1 homolog A-like, which translates to METAMFSSASSLLAMLNETHPSLKLQALSHLNRFVHQFWPEISASLPILECLYEDKKFDQHLRQLAALLISKVFFYLGQLNDSLAYALGAGSLFDVPDGSDYFHTLLAKAIDEYASLRSKAVELNETVDIDHRLEAIVEKMLEKCISDEKYQQAMGIAIECRRLDKLEEAITKSKDFQRSLSYCINVSHSYINRRDYRHKVFRLLVNVYRKLAPSDYLSICQLLMFLDEPHAVASILEKLLRSEDKDEALLALQIAFDLVENENHGFLMSVRDSLPIPKILPVVAVQASETSTAQRENTAGNLQMTDETDPADAVYAERLTKIKGILSGETSTQLTSQFLYKHNKSFLFIMETNEQSVESWCQSNGAAIYGNAIMHAGTAEDTFYEENLVWLSRATNWAKFSAIAGLGVIHRGHLQQSRSVMAPYLPQGGADGGGSTYSEGGALYALGIIHANHGEGIRQYLRDSLRSTDVEVIQHGSCLGLGLASFGTADEYIYEDIKKVLYTDSAVAGEAAGISMGLLFVGTTTNKASEMLAYAHKTQHEKIIRGLALGTALTVYGREEGADTLIEQMTRDRDPIIRCGGMYALAMAYRGTANNKAMRQLLHFAVSDVCDDVKRTAVLALGFILYSDPEQTPRIVSLLSQSYNPHVRYGAALAVSISCAGTGLSEAISLLEPLTSDVVDFVRQGAIIAMAMVMVQVSEASDSRVGAFRHQLDKILPDEIPDEMSTITGSFLASGILEAGGGNVTIRLLSKTKQDKVTAVVGLVIFSQFWYWYPLIYFICLAFSPTAFIGLNYDLKFPKFEFMSLAKPSLFEYPKRTAVVTSNTAAKLPIALLSTAVKAIKSRDINKTEAEQKIIAEKAASAEKSFNESGAGKGKSSIEKVTDTMQADSAATVEKKAESEAMFEILCNPTRVVPAQDKYIKFMESSRYEPVKLAPSGFFLLKDLHPPYPKVLFMTTDTPTSTAVKQGSTPV; encoded by the exons ATGGAGACGGCGATGTTTAGTTCGGCGAGTAGTTTACTCGCAATGCTCAACGAAACCCATCCTTCACTGAAACTTCAAGCGCTCTCACATCTCAATAGATTCGTTCATCAGTTTTGGCCTGAGATCTCCGCTAGTCTCCCGATCTT agaGTGTTTATATGAAGATAAAAAGTTCGATCAGCATCTAAGACAGCTTGCTGCATTGCTGATCTCTAAG GTTTTCTTTTACTTGGGTCAGCTTAACGATTCATTGGCCTATGCCCTTGGAGCTGGATCTTTGTTTGATGTTCCGGATGGATCCGATTATTTTCATACGCTTCTAG CCAAAGCAATAGATGAGTATGCTAGTCTCAGATCGAAGGCAGTCGAGTTAAATGAGACGGTGGACATTGATCACAGATTGGAGGCTATTGTTGAAAAAATGTTGGAAAA ATGTATTAGTGATGAAAAGTATCAACAAGCCATGGGTATTGCTATAGAATGCCGGAGATTGGATAAGTTGGAAGAAGCTATAACAAAGAGCAAAGATTTTCAGAGAAGTTTATCTTACTGCATCAATGTTTCTCACTCTTATATCAACCGCAGAGACTATAGACATAAG GTTTTTCGATTACTTGTTAATGTCTACCGGAAGCTGGCTCCTTCTGATTATTTGAGTATTTGTCAGTTGCTTATGTTCTTGGATGAACCACATGCTGTTGCAAGCATATTGGAGAAGCTTCTTCGTTCAGAGGACAAGGATGAAGCTTTACTGGCATTGCAAATCGCTTTTGATCTTGTAGAGAACGAGAACCATGGATTTCTCATGAGTGTTAGAGACAGCCTTCCAATTCCCAAGATCCTTCCTGTAGTAGCAGTTCAAGCTTCTGAAACCTCTACCGCTCAGAGGGAGAACACTGCAGGGAATCTCCAGATGACGGATGAAACAGATCCCGCAGATGCTGTGTACGCTGAGAGGTTAACAAAGATTAAGGGAATTTTATCTGGAGAGACATCAACACAGCTGACCTCCCAGTTTCTTTATAAACATAACAA ATCTTTCCTGTTTATCATGGAGACAAATGAACAGTCTGTTGAATCGTGGTGTCAATCGAATGGTGCTGCAATATATGGTAATGCGATAATGCATGCTGGAACAGCAGAGGACACATTTTACGAGGAgaatttg GTTTGGCTAAGTAGGGCCACCAATTGGGCTAAGTTTAGTGCTATAGCGGGATTAGGTGTTATTCATAGAGGTCATCTACAACAAAGTAGGTCAGTGATGGCTCCATATTTGCCTCAAGGAGGAGCAGATGGTGGTGGGAGTACTTACTCTGAAGGTGGTGCTTTATATGCCCTTGGCATTATTCATGCCAACCATGGCGAGGGAATCAGGCAATATCTTCGTGATAGCCTACGAAGTACTGATGTTGAG GTTATTCAACATGGATCTTGTTTAGGTCTTGGTTTGGCATCCTTTGGGACAGCTGATGAATACATATATGAAGATATAAAAAAAGTGCTATACACTGACAGTGCAGTTGCTGGTGAAGCTGCCGGCATCAGCATGGGTCTATTATTTGTTGGAACTACAACAAATAAGGCAAGTGAGATGCTCGCTTATGCTCACAAGACCCAGCATGAGAAGATAATAAG GGGACTGGCTCTAGGAACAGCTCTCACAGTATATGGTAGAGAAGAGGGAGCAGATACTTTGATTGAGCAGATGACTAGAGATCGTGATCCTATCATTCGTTGTGGTGGAATGTACGCACTGGCAATGGCTTACAGAGGAACTGCAAACAACAAAGCCATGCGTCAACTTCTGCACTTTGCTGTCTCTGATGTCTGTGACGATGTCAAAAGGACTGCTGTTCTCGCACTTGGATTCATCTTATACTCTGATCCAGAGCAG ACTCCCCGTATTGTATCCCTGCTTTCCCAGTCGTACAATCCGCATGTCCGCTATGGCGCAGCTCTTGCCGTAAGCATATCTTGTGCAGGAACTGGCCTGAGTGAAGCGATATCCTTGCTGGAACCACTTACATCAGATGTGGTTGACTTTGTTCGTCAAGGTGCTATAATTGCCATGGCCATGGTGATGGTCCAAGTTAGTGAAGCAAGCGATTCTCGCGTTGGAGCATTTAG GCACCAACTTGACAAGATTTTACCCGACGAGATTCCAGATGAAATGAGCACTATTACGGGATCATTTTTGGCTTCAGGTATTCTTGAAGCTGGTGGAGGGAATGTGACAATACGACTTCTCTCTaagacaaaacaagacaaagTCACTGCGGTTGTTGGCCTT GTNATCTTCAGCCAGTTTTGGTATTGGTACCCGCTAATTTATTTCATATGCTTGGCGTTCTCACCAACCGCGTTCATTGGTTTGAACTACGATCTCAAATTCCCAAAGTTTGAATTCATGTCGCTCGCAAAACCATCTTTGTTTGAGTATCCAAAACGAACTGCGGTTGTTACCTCCAACACCGCCGCAAAATTACCAATTGCCCTGCTTTCAACCGCGGTGAAGGCTATTAAATCTAGGGATATAAACAAGACTGAAGCAGAGCAGAAGATTATCGCTGAAAAAGCAGCCAGTGCTGAAAAGTCTTTCAATGAAAGTGGAGCTGGAAAAGGCAAGTCATCAATTGAGAAGGTAACAGACACTATGCAG GCTGATAGCGCAGCAACGGTGGAGAAGAAGGCTGAGTCAGAAGCAATGTTTGAGATTCTATGCAACCCGACTCGGGTAGTCCCTGCACAAGACAAATACATAAAGTTTATGGAGAGCAGCAGATACGAACCGGTGAAGCTAGCTCCATCAGGGTTCTTCCTTCTAAAGGACTTGCATCCGCCGTATCCCAAGGTTCTCTTTATGACCACCGACACACCTACTTCAACGGCTGTCAAGCAAGGATCGACGCCAGTCTGA